From a region of the Halorubrum sp. BV1 genome:
- a CDS encoding DUF655 domain-containing protein: protein MSDPETDASETGDGDRGPTVVLLDVLPNGRPDDDRPAHRKSPVAYGLEAEDFRLYELALSESSDASVSDRLDLDGPSVGRYREVEFDDLTRNAAAEIEYAVDDIVDADERRFVDFYNEAGPITLRLHRLNLLPGIGKKLRNNILDERKRGPFETFEEVSERVSGLHRPREVIVERIVEEIREDDLKYRTFVGTEE from the coding sequence ATGAGCGATCCCGAAACCGACGCGTCCGAGACGGGAGACGGCGACCGCGGACCCACCGTCGTCCTCCTCGACGTGTTGCCCAACGGGCGGCCGGACGACGACCGTCCGGCACACCGGAAGTCACCGGTCGCGTACGGGCTCGAAGCGGAGGATTTCCGGTTGTACGAGCTCGCTCTGTCGGAATCGTCGGACGCCTCCGTGAGCGATCGGCTCGATCTCGACGGGCCGTCGGTCGGTCGCTACCGTGAGGTCGAGTTCGACGATCTCACCCGGAACGCGGCCGCCGAGATCGAGTACGCGGTAGACGACATCGTCGACGCCGACGAGCGCCGGTTCGTCGACTTCTACAACGAGGCCGGACCGATCACGCTCCGGCTCCACCGGCTCAACCTCCTTCCCGGGATCGGCAAGAAGCTGCGGAACAACATACTCGACGAGCGGAAACGCGGGCCGTTCGAGACGTTCGAGGAGGTTTCAGAGCGCGTCTCCGGACTGCACCGCCCACGAGAGGTGATAGTCGAGCGGATCGTCGAGGAGATCCGGGAGGACGACTTGAAATACCGCACGTTCGTCGGCACCGAGGAGTGA
- a CDS encoding deoxyhypusine synthase yields the protein MSDSDAEGDGTDGSAADDDAPAGGDHEDPHHEDPHREEFHEDPVGHTRAAAGMTVGELVDGYGDAGIGAASVSEAGDVLAEMLDDDDCTVFLSLAGAMVPAGMRRIVADLIRDGYVDALVTTGANLTHDAIEAIGGKHHHGRTHDPEKTAREHDEGLRDEGVDRIYNVYLPQEHFAAFEGHLREEVFPELEGDDGGGSDAVSIADLTRELGRANAAVNERDDVDEGPGVAAAAYECDVPIYCPAVQDSVLGLQAWMYAQTADFTLDALADMTELTDLAFEADDAGCLLVGGGVPKNFTLQTMLVTPRAYDYAVQITMDPEATGGLSGATLEEARSWGKLEKDARNASVYGDATIMLPMLVAAARERIE from the coding sequence ATGAGCGACAGCGACGCCGAGGGCGACGGGACAGACGGCAGCGCGGCGGACGACGACGCGCCGGCCGGTGGCGACCACGAGGATCCGCACCACGAGGATCCGCACCGCGAGGAGTTCCACGAGGACCCGGTCGGACACACCCGCGCGGCGGCGGGGATGACCGTCGGCGAACTCGTCGACGGATACGGCGACGCGGGGATCGGCGCGGCGTCGGTCAGCGAGGCCGGCGACGTGCTCGCGGAGATGCTCGATGACGACGACTGCACCGTGTTTCTCTCGCTCGCGGGCGCGATGGTCCCCGCAGGGATGCGTCGGATCGTCGCCGACCTGATCCGCGACGGCTACGTCGACGCGCTGGTGACGACGGGCGCGAACCTCACGCACGACGCCATCGAGGCGATCGGCGGGAAACACCACCACGGGCGCACCCACGACCCCGAGAAGACCGCTCGCGAACACGACGAGGGGCTCCGCGACGAGGGCGTCGACCGCATCTACAACGTCTACCTCCCGCAGGAGCATTTCGCGGCGTTCGAAGGCCACCTGCGCGAGGAGGTGTTCCCGGAGCTGGAGGGAGACGACGGGGGCGGAAGCGACGCGGTCTCAATCGCCGACCTCACGCGCGAGTTGGGACGCGCGAACGCCGCGGTCAACGAGCGCGACGACGTCGACGAGGGACCGGGCGTCGCCGCCGCCGCCTACGAGTGCGACGTGCCGATCTACTGTCCCGCCGTTCAGGACTCCGTGCTCGGGTTGCAGGCGTGGATGTACGCGCAGACCGCAGACTTCACGCTCGACGCCCTCGCCGACATGACGGAGCTGACCGACCTCGCGTTCGAGGCCGACGACGCCGGATGTCTGCTCGTCGGCGGCGGAGTCCCGAAGAACTTCACGCTCCAGACGATGCTCGTCACGCCGCGGGCGTACGACTACGCGGTCCAGATAACGATGGACCCGGAGGCGACGGGCGGGCTCTCGGGCGCGACGCTGGAGGAGGCCCGCTCGTGGGGGAAATTGGAGAAAGACGCCCGCAACGCCTCCGTGTACGGCGACGCGACGATCATGCTGCCGATGCTCGTCGCGGCCGCACGCGAACGGATCGAGTGA